AATTTTTAACGACAAAAAAGGGAAATAGAAATGATTTATATCGGGTGTTTTGATGTTAATTTGGTATTAATCCAAAAACATAATTATTTTTTTCTTTTATCTAACGAACCGTCAAGTACAGCCTGTGGCGAATACTTTCGGTAAGACCCGCTTGGTTTATGTTCCCGACCAAAAGGTGCGGGATAAATTGTGAGAGCTGCACTTTGTTAGCCGTAGTTTTAACGAAGGAATATCAGCCGCCTACTCGATTGTAGGTAATGGTTTTATTCAACTGTTCTCTCTAATTTTTTTTTGAAATCAGATAAATGATTTTTTATGATTTGCCAAACTTCCTCTGCATCAATTCCAAAATAATTATGAGCGACAATATTTCGTAAACTTTTAATCTTGAACCAGTCAATTTTATTTTCAGTCTCAGCAATAAAGTTCGATGATAGTTTTTCTACCATTTCTCCAATTATAACGAAGTTCATCATTGTAGCATCGAATGATTTTGTGTCATTGTATAAATCATCAGCATTTTCAAATTTTCCTGAATAATCCAAAATCTTTTGAATTGATTCAAGCATATTTAAGATACAACTAAAGTCTTTATGTGAAGGTTTAGGCATATTTTGTTTCTGAGAGGATTTGTTGTCTGAAAATTGGTTTTATGTATTTTTCGCGACAAATATCTACTGGTAAATTGAATTTTTTTTGAATTTCTTCTTTAAGTCTTTGTTTAAGCGTAAACAGGTCTTGTGTATCATTCTCAAATTCAACAATTATATCAATGTCACTTTGTTCATTTTGTTCTTCTCTTGCTATGGATCCAAAAATCCCAATTTTAACTAAATGATATTCTTTCTCCAGTCTTTTTTTATTTGAAGTCAGATAGAAAAGTATTTTACTTGAGTCAATCATTCTTTTAATTTTAAGTCAAAAATACAATTTCTTTTTAATTGTTTATAATATGTGTGTGGTTTTCTTGCCATTCCAACTAACGTCAAAGTTAATTGTTTAATTTACAGTCAATTAATAGTTTTCAATTTTGTTCATTTCAACCCTTTATTTTATCATTCGTAGCTGAAAAATTCAACGGATTTTTCTCCGTAGGGGGATTACCTACAACGTCAGTCTGTCTAATAACCCTAACCACCGATTAAATTTTTGTCAAATATAAGGACATTTCTGCTTTGCTCAAAAATAATTTGCTTTTTTTAGGTTCATTTTTGCTACATCTTTTCTGTCTGCCGTGCGATGGGGTGGGCAAGCTTTTTGGTTGGTTTTGGTCGTGTGTTGGCTTTTTCGAACGACCAGCCAATGTGCTTGACTACGAAGTGCAAGCTAATTATCATTTTCTTCTTTTTATTAGTTCATTGTCTAAGAATTCCAATATTTCTGGTTTTGTTAATTTATCCCTAATTAATTTTTCATATATTCCTTTGTTTTGTCGAAGCCAGAACAAATTGAATTTTTCAAAATGCAAATAAATATATTCCCATGTCCAATCAAGTTTTTCACAGTTTGATAAATTGTTCCAATTAATCTTATCGTCATACTTTCTGAGAAGGGCGATAGTTATTGGCAAGTAATAGAATGCGGAATGTTCTGAATCAAATAATTCTAAATTTTCTTCTATGAAATTTGTTGTAA
The DNA window shown above is from Bacteroidota bacterium and carries:
- a CDS encoding nucleotidyltransferase domain-containing protein, yielding MIDSSKILFYLTSNKKRLEKEYHLVKIGIFGSIAREEQNEQSDIDIIVEFENDTQDLFTLKQRLKEEIQKKFNLPVDICREKYIKPIFRQQILSETKYA
- a CDS encoding nucleotidyltransferase, which encodes MPKPSHKDFSCILNMLESIQKILDYSGKFENADDLYNDTKSFDATMMNFVIIGEMVEKLSSNFIAETENKIDWFKIKSLRNIVAHNYFGIDAEEVWQIIKNHLSDFKKKLERTVE